The proteins below are encoded in one region of Sphingobacterium sp. R2:
- a CDS encoding response regulator transcription factor: MSSSKQKILIVDDEKDILDLIAFNLNREGYQVSTAQNGEEAINVAKQVNPDLIILDVMMPKMDGIEACRIMRAMPEFKSTFMVFLTARSEEYSEIAGFHVGADDYIAKPIKPRALMSRINAILRRNATEESDASVQDKIEISDLVIDRDSFLVYKGEQKIVLAKKEFELLYLLASKPNKVFTREQILKSIWEDSVVVTNRTIDVHIRKLREKIGDDYVTTVKGVGYKFDKE, encoded by the coding sequence ATGAGTTCTTCGAAACAAAAGATTTTAATTGTTGATGACGAAAAGGATATCTTGGATTTAATTGCATTCAACTTAAATCGTGAAGGTTATCAGGTCTCTACAGCGCAAAATGGGGAAGAGGCGATCAACGTTGCCAAACAGGTAAATCCTGACCTGATCATTTTGGATGTGATGATGCCCAAAATGGATGGTATTGAAGCTTGTCGCATCATGCGCGCGATGCCTGAATTTAAAAGCACATTCATGGTGTTTTTAACGGCTAGAAGCGAAGAGTATTCGGAGATTGCTGGATTTCACGTTGGTGCAGACGATTATATTGCTAAGCCAATTAAGCCCCGTGCTTTAATGAGTCGCATCAATGCTATCTTAAGGAGAAATGCCACTGAAGAATCGGATGCCTCTGTTCAGGATAAAATTGAAATTTCCGACTTGGTTATTGATAGGGATTCATTCTTGGTCTACAAAGGTGAACAAAAGATTGTTCTCGCGAAGAAAGAGTTTGAGTTATTATATCTATTGGCATCAAAGCCAAATAAGGTGTTTACACGTGAGCAGATCTTAAAGAGTATCTGGGAAGATTCTGTTGTAGTAACCAATCGCACGATTGACGTCCATATCCGCAAGTTGCGCGAAAAGATAGGAGACGATTATGTAACCACAGTAAAAGGTGTGGGATACAAATTTGATAAAGAATAA
- a CDS encoding M14 family zinc carboxypeptidase, translated as MKLVKEDFIKAFSFYREKALMHRRFKHADILPLIENIGKSERFAIAEIGASTEGRSIFRLQYGKGPIKILLWSQMHGDEPTATMAMFDLFNFFKGKDDGFDAYRHDIESKVTLYFIPMLNPDGAERFQRRTAMDVDMNRDARATATVEAALLKKQAMLLKPDFAFNLHNQNNYYNIPGTSTPVTISLLAPAYDDARNINETRGDAMRVIVGINKILQEFIPNAVAKYDDEHTPRGFGDNFQQWGARTILIESGAFAGDTEKMVVRKFNFVALLKAFEEIADQSFAQYAIADYECIPFNDEKLHDVVLRNLTVEQEGNQIVVDVAIRQQEKTIGTDYYVEGAIVDIGDLADFYGYVDIDVSGLKFIPAKKYDKSLRWDQLNSGFIQNLLRAGIAAVHVVGCGAAGKLHQFPMNIVSSDRFLLESSLKLDSSANFFIGTDQKMRYAVVNGYFLDLAVSHHQLQHRNRLY; from the coding sequence ATGAAATTAGTAAAAGAAGATTTCATCAAAGCCTTTTCTTTTTATAGAGAAAAGGCTTTGATGCATAGAAGATTTAAGCATGCCGATATTTTACCGCTAATAGAAAATATCGGGAAATCTGAACGTTTTGCTATTGCGGAAATTGGGGCTTCTACGGAAGGTCGTTCGATATTTAGATTGCAGTACGGAAAAGGACCAATCAAGATACTGCTATGGTCACAAATGCACGGCGATGAACCTACGGCAACAATGGCAATGTTTGATCTGTTTAATTTTTTTAAGGGTAAAGATGATGGTTTTGATGCTTATAGGCATGATATAGAATCCAAAGTGACTTTGTATTTTATTCCTATGCTAAATCCTGATGGCGCTGAACGGTTTCAACGGAGAACTGCAATGGATGTGGATATGAACAGAGATGCAAGAGCAACAGCAACCGTGGAAGCCGCCTTATTAAAAAAGCAAGCCATGTTGTTAAAGCCTGATTTTGCCTTCAATCTTCACAACCAAAACAATTATTATAATATTCCCGGAACAAGCACACCGGTGACCATTTCCCTATTGGCACCCGCCTATGATGATGCGCGTAATATCAATGAAACCCGGGGAGACGCCATGCGGGTGATTGTCGGTATAAATAAGATTCTTCAGGAATTTATACCCAATGCGGTAGCAAAGTATGACGATGAGCATACTCCGCGGGGATTTGGCGATAATTTTCAACAATGGGGGGCAAGGACGATCTTGATTGAGTCAGGAGCTTTTGCGGGTGATACCGAAAAAATGGTGGTGAGAAAATTTAATTTTGTAGCATTGCTCAAAGCATTTGAGGAAATTGCTGACCAATCATTTGCACAATATGCGATTGCCGATTACGAATGCATACCCTTCAATGATGAAAAACTTCACGATGTAGTGTTGCGGAATCTGACGGTTGAGCAGGAGGGGAACCAAATCGTTGTTGATGTTGCCATTCGACAGCAGGAAAAGACAATAGGGACTGACTATTATGTGGAAGGAGCAATAGTAGACATTGGCGATTTGGCAGATTTTTATGGTTATGTGGATATTGATGTTTCTGGCCTTAAATTCATTCCGGCCAAGAAATATGATAAGTCGCTTCGTTGGGACCAATTGAACAGCGGTTTTATTCAGAATCTTTTGAGAGCGGGTATTGCTGCAGTCCATGTGGTAGGCTGTGGCGCTGCGGGTAAACTGCATCAGTTCCCAATGAACATTGTATCCAGCGATCGTTTTCTACTTGAAAGTTCGCTTAAACTCGATTCTTCAGCGAATTTTTTTATTGGGACGGATCAAAAAATGCGTTATGCCGTTGTTAACGGCTATTTTTTAGACCTTGCTGTTAGTCACCATCAACTACAGCATAGAAATAGACTGTACTAA
- the alaS gene encoding alanine--tRNA ligase has product MTSREIRQAFLDFFKSKGHQIVPSAPVVVKNDPTLMFTNAGMNQFKDLFLGEAPVKFPRVADTQRCLRVSGKHNDLEEVGIDTYHHTLFEMLGNWSFGDYFKKEAIAWAWELLTVVYKLDKDRLYVTIFEGDAKEGLERDMEAFNFWKEWIGEDRILLGNKKDNFWEMGETGPCGPCSEIHFDMRSTEERKQTSGQSLVNADHPQVIEIWNLVFMQFNRLKDGSLQSLPAKHVDTGMGFERLVRCIQGKTSNYDTDVFTPTIDFIAEKSGIKYGIDEKADIAMRVVSDHIRAVSFAIADGQLPSNNKAGYVIRRILRRAVRYAYTFLGFKTPFINEIVPGLAAQFAGVFDELIQQQDFVQKVILEEEVSFLRTLSTGVQRFENYVENNVVIEGDFAFELYDTYGFPIDLTELLAREKGLTVDMEGFNRALQIQKDRSRAATAIDTGDWIEVNEDEGFEFVGYDTLTAVTEVVKYRKVVAKNKEQYQLVLSVSPFYAEGGGQVGDSGELISESTGEKIYITDTKKENGLFVHFTNKLPLELKGTFVAQVDKAKRTDTENNHSATHLLHAALKQVLGNHVNQKGSLVNADTLRFDISHFAKMTDEEIKQVEDIVNAKIRENIPLKEERNVPYQQALNSGVTALFGEKYGDFVRVITFEDEYSKELCGGTHVKATGQIGFFKIVSESAVAAGVRRIEAITGTRSASVIREHFELVHHLKELMNNPKDFVSALGKIIDENGALKKEVEKSITEKSLALKSDLEAKIQQVGPINFLSTIVDLPNAEAVKTLAYALKGTVTNLFLVIGAEFDGKPSLTVVLSDELAKEKGLNASTIVRELAKDIQGGGGGQPFFATAGGKNPAGLKLAIARAIDFLK; this is encoded by the coding sequence ATGACAAGTAGAGAAATTCGTCAGGCCTTTTTGGACTTTTTTAAAAGTAAAGGGCATCAAATAGTCCCTTCAGCACCGGTAGTTGTAAAAAATGACCCAACTTTAATGTTTACCAATGCGGGAATGAATCAATTCAAAGATTTATTTCTGGGTGAAGCACCCGTTAAATTTCCTCGCGTTGCCGATACTCAACGCTGTTTACGTGTTTCTGGAAAGCACAATGATTTGGAAGAAGTCGGCATTGACACCTATCACCATACGTTGTTTGAGATGTTAGGAAACTGGAGTTTCGGTGATTACTTTAAGAAAGAAGCGATCGCTTGGGCTTGGGAACTATTGACAGTTGTTTATAAGTTAGACAAAGACCGTCTGTATGTGACTATTTTTGAAGGAGATGCCAAAGAAGGCTTGGAGCGTGATATGGAAGCTTTCAATTTCTGGAAAGAATGGATTGGCGAAGATAGAATTCTTCTTGGGAACAAGAAAGATAATTTTTGGGAAATGGGGGAGACAGGACCTTGTGGGCCTTGTTCCGAAATCCATTTTGATATGCGCAGCACAGAAGAGCGCAAACAAACGTCCGGACAGAGTTTGGTGAATGCAGACCACCCTCAAGTCATTGAGATCTGGAATCTCGTATTCATGCAATTTAATCGATTGAAAGATGGCTCGCTTCAGTCGCTCCCCGCTAAACATGTCGATACGGGAATGGGCTTTGAGCGTTTGGTGCGATGCATACAGGGTAAGACCTCCAATTATGATACCGACGTATTTACCCCTACTATCGATTTTATTGCTGAAAAATCAGGTATAAAATATGGTATAGATGAAAAAGCAGATATTGCCATGCGCGTAGTTTCTGATCATATCCGTGCAGTAAGTTTTGCAATTGCCGATGGCCAACTGCCATCCAACAATAAAGCAGGCTATGTGATTCGCCGTATTTTACGCCGCGCAGTACGTTATGCGTATACATTTTTAGGCTTTAAAACTCCTTTTATTAACGAAATTGTTCCTGGATTGGCGGCTCAGTTCGCAGGTGTATTCGATGAATTGATTCAACAACAGGATTTTGTACAGAAAGTGATCTTAGAAGAGGAAGTTTCGTTCCTTAGAACTTTATCCACCGGCGTGCAGCGATTTGAAAATTATGTGGAGAATAATGTTGTCATTGAGGGGGATTTTGCTTTCGAACTCTATGATACGTACGGATTCCCGATCGACTTAACGGAATTGTTAGCACGTGAAAAAGGTCTAACTGTCGATATGGAAGGTTTCAACAGAGCACTTCAAATTCAGAAAGATCGTTCTCGCGCTGCCACTGCGATTGATACAGGTGATTGGATTGAAGTCAATGAAGATGAAGGATTTGAATTCGTAGGGTATGATACATTAACTGCCGTTACTGAGGTTGTTAAATACCGTAAAGTTGTAGCAAAAAATAAAGAGCAATACCAATTGGTGCTTTCAGTTAGCCCATTTTATGCTGAGGGTGGGGGACAAGTAGGTGATTCTGGGGAATTGATTTCGGAATCGACAGGTGAGAAGATCTATATCACAGATACGAAAAAGGAAAATGGGCTATTTGTTCACTTCACAAACAAATTACCACTTGAATTGAAAGGTACATTTGTAGCTCAGGTTGATAAAGCCAAAAGAACCGATACCGAAAACAATCACTCGGCTACCCATTTATTGCATGCAGCGTTAAAACAGGTATTGGGAAATCACGTGAACCAAAAGGGATCATTGGTCAACGCGGATACTTTACGTTTTGACATCTCTCATTTTGCGAAAATGACCGACGAGGAGATTAAGCAGGTAGAGGATATTGTCAATGCTAAGATTCGCGAAAATATACCGTTGAAGGAAGAACGAAATGTTCCGTACCAACAGGCTCTCAATTCGGGTGTTACAGCGCTATTTGGCGAAAAATATGGTGATTTTGTGCGTGTGATTACTTTTGAAGATGAATATTCCAAAGAGCTATGTGGGGGGACACATGTCAAAGCAACGGGTCAGATCGGATTTTTTAAAATTGTTTCCGAATCTGCTGTGGCTGCTGGTGTCCGCCGTATCGAAGCGATTACTGGAACGCGCTCAGCATCGGTTATCCGTGAGCATTTCGAATTGGTTCATCACCTGAAAGAGCTCATGAATAATCCAAAGGATTTTGTATCTGCACTCGGTAAAATCATCGATGAGAATGGTGCCTTAAAGAAAGAAGTCGAGAAGAGTATCACGGAAAAATCGTTAGCGTTGAAGTCTGATTTGGAAGCAAAGATCCAGCAGGTCGGACCAATTAATTTCTTGTCGACGATTGTTGATCTTCCAAATGCTGAGGCTGTGAAAACGTTGGCTTATGCGTTAAAAGGTACGGTTACGAACTTGTTTTTAGTTATAGGTGCTGAGTTTGATGGTAAGCCAAGCTTGACTGTTGTGTTATCCGATGAATTGGCTAAAGAAAAAGGATTAAATGCAAGTACAATTGTTCGAGAATTAGCTAAGGATATTCAAGGAGGGGGCGGTGGTCAGCCTTTCTTCGCGACAGCTGGAGGCAAAAATCCTGCTGGATTAAAGCTGGCAATTGCGCGAGCAATAGACTTCTTAAAATAA
- a CDS encoding LD-carboxypeptidase, protein MKKRAFIKSIALGGLSIPMLGMTQSGKDQHELFGQAALLATKLKLGDTIGLITPAGVLDDEESIRITGEVFTTLGFKIKEGKHIRSRYGNLAGTDQERIADIHDMFSDKHVNAIVCIRGGSGTSRLLDRLDYKLIANNPKILLGYSDITALLLALHAKTGLVTFHGAVGISTWTNKLAEAFNAQFVANKPSIFANPKSKGDNIVQTKDRITTIHPGTVEGILLGGNMTVLTGLCGSSYLPSFKDAILFIEEVDEDMERVDRMFCQLKNAGILGLIKGFIFGKCTDCKPSGGYGSVTLDQLFNDYIKPLKIPAYTGAVIGHIAEQFILPVGAKVRIDASQGTIALMEPALKD, encoded by the coding sequence ATGAAGAAAAGAGCCTTTATAAAGTCGATCGCTTTAGGTGGATTGTCAATTCCTATGTTAGGAATGACACAGTCAGGGAAAGATCAACATGAATTGTTCGGTCAAGCTGCTTTACTTGCTACGAAACTAAAATTGGGCGATACCATAGGGTTAATAACTCCGGCTGGTGTGTTGGATGATGAGGAGTCAATTCGCATTACAGGTGAAGTATTTACAACGCTAGGCTTTAAAATCAAAGAGGGGAAGCATATACGCAGTCGATACGGTAATTTGGCGGGTACAGATCAGGAGCGTATAGCAGATATACACGATATGTTTTCAGATAAGCATGTCAATGCGATTGTCTGCATCCGGGGAGGTTCGGGGACATCCCGTCTTTTGGATAGATTAGATTATAAGCTGATCGCCAATAATCCCAAAATTCTATTGGGATATTCGGACATTACAGCCTTACTTTTGGCATTGCATGCCAAAACGGGGCTGGTGACATTTCACGGTGCGGTTGGTATCAGCACCTGGACAAATAAGCTGGCAGAAGCTTTCAATGCGCAGTTTGTAGCCAACAAGCCGTCGATATTTGCGAATCCCAAATCGAAAGGTGATAACATTGTACAGACCAAAGACCGAATTACGACTATTCATCCAGGTACAGTAGAGGGAATATTGCTGGGAGGAAATATGACCGTACTGACCGGCTTGTGTGGTTCATCCTATCTGCCAAGCTTTAAAGATGCCATTCTTTTTATCGAAGAGGTGGACGAAGATATGGAACGTGTTGATCGCATGTTTTGCCAGTTGAAAAATGCTGGTATACTGGGGCTAATCAAGGGGTTTATTTTTGGCAAGTGCACCGATTGTAAACCATCTGGGGGATATGGATCCGTAACACTTGACCAATTATTCAACGATTATATCAAACCGTTAAAAATACCGGCTTATACAGGAGCTGTCATTGGACATATTGCCGAGCAATTTATTTTGCCAGTAGGAGCAAAAGTCCGTATAGATGCATCGCAAGGAACGATTGCTTTAATGGAGCCAGCGCTAAAAGATTAA
- a CDS encoding TlpA disulfide reductase family protein has translation MKKAVFFAVGIVGLMMSCQNKEQFTIAGNVENPGNVKVISLYEGDTKLDSMFFGDNNKFQFVRPASQSRLLSLRVGKNRYDLIASPGETITFNTDLHKDVNDYQVEGSELSKTIQPFAKERNYRDYVQDSLQTVFAKLTSNSTADEIEKIRAEYKAKFAEVLRTYTKKAVDFSNRHNDLAGFYAISTLDPEVAESEIIAYADKIKDEFTENRYVTQFKEETQKLKKMAIGQPAPELISFTPTNKEVKLSSFKGKYTLIDFWASWCMPCRQENPNLVRLYKAYHGKGFDILSVSFDDNPGSWMRAIEDDKLAWTHVSDLKAWSSPVVIDYRVKALPTSYILDPNGIIIAKNLRGEELETFLKKTIK, from the coding sequence ATGAAAAAGGCAGTTTTTTTTGCGGTAGGAATAGTTGGTTTGATGATGAGTTGCCAGAATAAGGAGCAGTTTACCATTGCAGGAAATGTCGAAAATCCTGGCAATGTCAAAGTTATTTCGTTATATGAAGGGGATACAAAACTCGATTCTATGTTTTTTGGCGACAATAACAAATTTCAGTTTGTAAGACCTGCTAGCCAGTCCAGATTATTATCTTTGCGGGTAGGTAAAAATCGCTATGATTTGATCGCCTCCCCTGGGGAAACCATTACTTTTAATACGGATCTTCATAAGGATGTCAATGATTACCAGGTGGAAGGTTCTGAATTGTCAAAAACAATACAGCCCTTTGCCAAAGAACGGAATTATCGCGATTATGTGCAGGATTCCTTGCAAACGGTATTTGCAAAGCTAACTTCAAATTCGACAGCAGACGAGATTGAAAAGATTCGTGCAGAATATAAAGCCAAATTTGCAGAGGTCCTACGGACATATACGAAGAAAGCGGTCGATTTTTCGAATAGACACAATGATTTGGCTGGATTTTATGCTATCTCCACCTTAGATCCCGAAGTTGCCGAAAGTGAAATTATTGCTTATGCCGATAAAATAAAGGATGAATTTACGGAGAATAGGTACGTAACCCAATTTAAAGAGGAAACCCAAAAGCTAAAAAAAATGGCGATTGGGCAACCTGCTCCTGAACTGATATCCTTTACACCAACCAATAAAGAGGTGAAGTTGTCTAGTTTTAAAGGTAAATATACGTTGATTGACTTTTGGGCTTCGTGGTGTATGCCTTGTCGTCAAGAGAACCCTAATCTTGTTCGGTTGTATAAGGCCTATCATGGTAAAGGTTTTGACATATTATCTGTTTCATTTGACGACAATCCTGGTTCATGGATGCGCGCTATCGAAGATGATAAGTTGGCGTGGACACATGTATCTGATTTGAAAGCTTGGAGCTCGCCGGTTGTTATCGATTACCGGGTTAAAGCCTTACCTACTTCCTATATCTTAGATCCGAACGGTATTATTATAGCGAAAAACCTACGCGGAGAGGAGCTGGAGACGTTTTTGAAGAAAACAATTAAGTAA
- a CDS encoding dihydroorotase, which translates to MSSILIKSAQLVNEGKVEVADVYISNGRIEMIAQEINHPADQEINAEGLHLLPGLIDDQVHFREPGLTYKADIWHESRAAVAGGTTSFMEMPNTVPNTLTQQLLQDKYDIAAKNALANYSFFMGAANDNLEEVLKTNPKDVCGIKVFMGSSTGNMLVDNERALEGIFANAPTLVATHCEDEATIKANLALFKEKYGEDGLKIEMHPLIRSEEACYLSSSKAVELAKKYHTRLHILHISTAKEIALFTNDIPLKDKKITAEACIHHLWFSDQDYASKGNFIKWNPAVKTANDRDQILKAVLGGYIDVIATDHAPHTLAEKSQPYASAPSGGPLVQHALQALLDLVKAGKMTLEQLVQKSAHNTATLFEIEDRGYIREGYWADLVLVDLNKPYTVSKANILSKCGWSPFEGHTFSSTIEHTFVSGKLAFSSGQLIEKGAGERLLFNR; encoded by the coding sequence ATGTCATCTATTCTTATAAAATCTGCACAACTTGTTAATGAAGGTAAAGTTGAGGTTGCTGACGTATATATCAGCAATGGTCGAATTGAAATGATTGCTCAGGAAATAAACCATCCTGCTGATCAGGAAATCAATGCGGAGGGACTACATTTATTACCTGGACTCATTGATGATCAAGTTCATTTCAGGGAACCCGGATTAACATATAAAGCGGATATATGGCATGAAAGCCGCGCAGCGGTGGCCGGAGGTACCACCTCCTTTATGGAAATGCCTAATACGGTTCCAAACACATTAACGCAGCAATTACTTCAAGATAAGTATGATATTGCAGCGAAAAATGCGCTGGCAAATTATTCTTTCTTTATGGGAGCGGCCAATGATAATCTTGAGGAGGTACTCAAAACGAATCCGAAGGATGTGTGTGGCATAAAGGTTTTTATGGGATCCTCTACTGGAAATATGTTGGTGGATAATGAAAGAGCATTGGAAGGGATCTTTGCGAATGCTCCAACTTTAGTAGCTACGCATTGTGAAGATGAGGCGACGATAAAGGCCAATCTGGCTTTATTTAAAGAAAAATATGGCGAGGATGGACTGAAAATTGAGATGCATCCCCTTATTCGTTCTGAAGAGGCCTGTTACTTATCCTCCTCAAAAGCTGTCGAACTGGCAAAAAAATACCATACGCGTTTGCATATCCTTCATATATCAACTGCCAAGGAAATTGCATTATTTACGAATGATATTCCATTAAAAGATAAAAAAATAACCGCTGAAGCGTGTATTCATCACCTGTGGTTTTCGGACCAGGATTACGCCTCAAAAGGTAATTTTATCAAATGGAATCCAGCGGTTAAAACCGCAAATGATCGCGACCAGATTTTAAAAGCTGTATTGGGTGGTTATATTGATGTGATCGCGACAGATCATGCTCCGCATACCCTAGCGGAAAAATCTCAGCCCTACGCTTCCGCGCCAAGTGGAGGTCCCCTTGTGCAGCACGCATTGCAAGCTTTGCTCGATCTGGTCAAAGCCGGAAAAATGACCCTGGAACAATTGGTGCAAAAGTCTGCACATAATACGGCTACATTGTTCGAAATTGAAGATAGAGGTTACATTCGTGAGGGATATTGGGCAGACCTAGTATTGGTCGACCTCAACAAGCCGTATACCGTATCGAAAGCTAATATCCTTTCAAAATGCGGGTGGTCGCCTTTTGAAGGACATACGTTTAGCTCAACAATCGAACATACTTTCGTATCGGGTAAACTTGCTTTCTCGAGTGGACAACTGATTGAAAAAGGAGCTGGAGAACGTCTGTTGTTCAACCGATAG